A region of Sulfurimonas sp. DNA encodes the following proteins:
- a CDS encoding metal/formaldehyde-sensitive transcriptional repressor → MAYCCDVERKKLQNRINRIAGQVNSLKNKFADDEFNLDTDPYETLRQLTAIKGAVNGMITSYVEHYAKGHMIEKIKNGNSAESEAQIDNLLEIIKVFGK, encoded by the coding sequence ATGGCATATTGTTGTGATGTAGAGAGAAAAAAACTTCAAAATAGAATAAACAGAATTGCAGGGCAAGTAAACTCTTTAAAAAATAAGTTTGCAGATGATGAGTTTAACTTAGATACAGATCCTTATGAAACATTAAGACAACTTACAGCTATCAAAGGTGCTGTAAATGGAATGATAACATCGTATGTAGAACATTATGCAAAAGGTCATATGATAGAAAAAATCAAAAATGGAAATAGTGCAGAAAGCGAAGCCCAAATTGATAATTTATTAGAGATTATAAAGGTGTTTGGTAAATAG
- a CDS encoding SO_0444 family Cu/Zn efflux transporter, translated as MEILLKIFDNIMILSDAMSFYILIGLLIAGVLKQLIPDDFISSQLGANKISSVIKATIFGIPMPVCSCSVIPLAKSLQKEGASKGAVQSFLIATPITGADSIMATYSFFGWIFTIYRVVTAIIIAIVTGIFQNYVDKQDEKKEKAITFSVDKPSEVSDENTCETSCCSGDTHAKNSRFSIKESFNYAFNVLFKDIYVGLFIGLIIGGIFTSLLPKELLQPLFEYQFLTYIAILVISLPLYVCATASLPIAAAFLLSGMSSGAVFVFLSAGPATNSVTMGVVASMFGEKSLFIYLGVISVLSIFFGYVFDNFFYNLEVFDIHSHANEFSLLDTVSTVTMFTLMLYTFLKPKHDHSHEH; from the coding sequence ATGGAAATATTATTAAAGATATTTGACAATATAATGATTTTATCAGATGCAATGAGTTTTTATATTTTGATAGGTCTTTTAATCGCTGGTGTATTAAAGCAACTAATACCTGATGATTTTATAAGTTCGCAACTAGGAGCAAATAAAATAAGTTCAGTTATAAAAGCTACGATATTTGGTATACCTATGCCTGTGTGTTCGTGTAGTGTTATTCCTCTTGCCAAATCTTTACAAAAAGAAGGTGCTAGTAAAGGTGCTGTTCAGAGTTTTTTAATAGCTACTCCTATTACTGGTGCTGATTCTATTATGGCTACTTACAGTTTTTTTGGTTGGATTTTCACTATTTATAGAGTTGTTACAGCTATTATTATTGCTATAGTTACAGGTATTTTTCAAAACTATGTAGATAAACAAGATGAAAAAAAAGAAAAAGCTATAACTTTTTCTGTAGACAAACCTAGTGAAGTTAGCGATGAAAATACTTGTGAAACAAGTTGTTGTAGCGGAGATACTCATGCAAAAAATTCAAGATTTAGTATAAAAGAGAGTTTTAACTATGCTTTTAATGTACTCTTTAAAGATATATATGTAGGACTTTTTATAGGACTAATAATCGGTGGTATTTTCACAAGTTTACTACCAAAAGAACTTTTACAACCACTCTTTGAATATCAGTTCTTAACATATATTGCTATTCTAGTTATAAGTCTACCTTTGTATGTTTGTGCAACAGCATCCTTACCAATTGCTGCAGCCTTTTTACTAAGTGGTATGAGTAGTGGAGCTGTATTTGTATTTTTAAGTGCAGGACCTGCTACAAATTCTGTGACTATGGGTGTGGTAGCTTCCATGTTTGGAGAAAAATCACTCTTTATATATTTAGGTGTTATTTCAGTTTTAAGTATATTTTTTGGATATGTTTTTGATAATTTCTTTTATAATTTAGAAGTATTTGATATACATAGTCATGCAAATGAGTTTTCTTTGCTTGATACTGTAAGTACAGTTACTATGTTTACTTTGATGCTATATACATTTTTAAAACCAAAACATGATCATAGTCACGAGCATTAG
- a CDS encoding TonB-dependent receptor, producing MKYKITLSLITAVCLSNNIYAKDVQKLDIVTVTAQKVEENAQRVPISLTVFDEFAIEDKKIETIEDIAQYTPNLMMFSYGRSDAISPSLRGVSSNIVNQDVTVGVYIDGVPMFDGWSLNETLNDIQRIEVLKGPQGTLYGKNTETGVINIITKQPNNETILKSTLELGNDNKRQIKLNASGAIIKDKLYGGVSVNHYEKDGFLKDKVTGKILDDRQRDSGKINLRYTPTDKLDISFINSIMKLNDGGARWGMANQTRNDISSDVESYNKSKIINSSLKIKYDISNYSFLESVTTRRFFHNASLGDWDFTNDPNKKYHLTLDSETTSYSQELRYNHNLINDRLNLLLGVYTDTVDEDKSLLFETIPAYGGTLLSLSTFNNRSLGIFAHAKYALTNKLKVLGGIRFDKDTKKYKDSSISIDESKDYTATSPKLGLEYQIDKDIMTFLTISKGYRAGGFNEALNTSKDDIFYDKESLTSYEIGIKSLLFNNRLLFNANIYYMDIKDMQVTEVISPRLEIVTNAGEAHSQGFEIETQYQINDSLEIFANIGYNITIFDKYTDNTFDMMGNPMGTVDYKGKINPFAPKYNYSIGAQYRDASGYYARVDINGYGKMYFDKANEYERKAYTLVNTKIGYEHNNFDIYFYAKNLFDKKYDSKGFNKFYTIYSDPREIGVQLVYRF from the coding sequence ATGAAATATAAAATAACACTATCACTTATAACTGCGGTATGTTTATCAAATAATATCTATGCAAAAGATGTACAAAAACTAGATATAGTAACGGTAACAGCTCAAAAAGTAGAAGAAAATGCACAGCGTGTCCCTATATCGTTAACTGTATTTGATGAGTTTGCAATAGAAGATAAAAAAATTGAAACTATTGAAGATATAGCTCAATACACTCCAAATCTAATGATGTTTTCTTATGGTAGAAGTGATGCTATCTCTCCATCACTTAGAGGAGTGAGTTCAAATATCGTAAATCAAGATGTAACAGTTGGAGTTTATATAGATGGTGTACCTATGTTTGATGGTTGGTCTTTAAATGAAACTTTAAACGATATACAAAGAATAGAAGTACTAAAAGGACCACAAGGCACACTCTATGGTAAAAATACAGAAACAGGGGTAATCAATATTATTACAAAACAACCAAATAATGAAACTATATTAAAGTCAACTTTAGAGCTAGGAAATGACAACAAAAGACAAATAAAATTAAATGCAAGCGGTGCAATCATAAAAGATAAACTGTATGGAGGAGTATCAGTAAATCACTATGAAAAAGATGGTTTTTTAAAAGATAAAGTTACAGGTAAAATCTTGGATGATAGACAAAGAGACTCAGGGAAAATAAACCTAAGATATACGCCAACAGATAAACTAGATATTTCGTTTATAAACTCTATTATGAAACTTAATGATGGAGGTGCAAGATGGGGAATGGCAAATCAAACAAGAAATGATATATCAAGTGATGTAGAGAGTTACAATAAGTCTAAAATAATAAATAGTTCCTTGAAAATAAAATACGATATTTCAAATTATAGTTTTTTAGAATCTGTTACAACAAGAAGGTTTTTTCACAATGCTTCACTTGGCGATTGGGATTTTACAAATGATCCAAACAAAAAATATCACTTGACTCTTGATAGTGAAACGACATCTTATTCTCAGGAGTTAAGATACAATCATAATCTTATAAATGATAGATTAAATTTACTTTTAGGTGTTTATACAGATACTGTAGATGAAGATAAATCTCTTTTATTTGAAACTATTCCAGCTTATGGTGGGACTTTACTTAGTCTTTCTACTTTTAATAATAGATCATTAGGAATTTTTGCCCATGCAAAATATGCTCTTACTAATAAATTAAAAGTTTTAGGAGGGATAAGATTTGATAAGGATACAAAAAAGTATAAAGATAGTTCAATATCAATAGATGAAAGCAAAGATTATACAGCTACTTCTCCTAAACTAGGACTGGAATATCAAATAGATAAAGATATTATGACTTTTTTAACCATCTCAAAAGGATATAGAGCAGGAGGATTTAATGAAGCATTAAATACAAGTAAAGATGATATTTTTTATGATAAAGAATCTTTAACATCTTATGAAATAGGAATAAAAAGTTTACTTTTTAACAATAGACTTCTTTTTAATGCAAATATATACTATATGGATATAAAAGATATGCAGGTTACAGAAGTAATATCTCCAAGACTTGAAATAGTAACAAATGCAGGAGAAGCACACTCTCAAGGTTTTGAAATAGAAACACAATATCAGATAAATGATAGTTTAGAAATATTTGCAAATATAGGATATAACATCACTATATTTGACAAATACACAGACAATACTTTTGATATGATGGGAAATCCAATGGGGACAGTAGATTACAAAGGTAAAATCAACCCTTTTGCTCCCAAATATAACTATAGTATCGGTGCTCAGTATAGAGATGCTAGTGGATATTATGCAAGAGTAGATATAAATGGCTATGGGAAAATGTATTTTGATAAAGCAAATGAATATGAAAGAAAAGCTTATACACTAGTAAATACAAAGATAGGTTATGAGCATAATAATTTTGACATTTATTTTTATGCAAAAAATTTATTTGATAAAAAATATGATTCTAAAGGGTTTAATAAATTTTATACTATTTATTCTGATCCTAGAGAAATTGGGGTACAGTTGGTTTATAGGTTTTAA